A single window of Malus sylvestris chromosome 5, drMalSylv7.2, whole genome shotgun sequence DNA harbors:
- the LOC126624236 gene encoding vacuolar iron transporter homolog 4-like, protein MAPNSQSSLSEGKCAIPMTTNDLEHQTTLDQKEFDYSKRSQWLRAALLGASDGLISTASLMMGVGAVRQDIKAMILTGFAGLVAGACSMAIGEFVSVYSQLDIEVAQMKRDNQKKKKNQQVHVVEDDGGDGDDEESLPNPLQAAAASALAFSVGAMVPLLAASFIRGYKVRLGVVAAAVSLALVVFGWLGAKLGKAPVMRSVIRVLVGGWMAMAITFGLTKLIGSSGL, encoded by the coding sequence ATGGCACCAAACAGCCAATCATCCCTAAGTGAAGGCAAGTGTGCCATCCCAATGACCACAAACGACCTCGAGCACCAAACAACCCTAGACCAAAAGGAGTTTGACTACTCCAAACGTTCCCAATGGCTCCGCGCCGCCCTCCTAGGTGCCAGCGATGGATTAATCTCAACTGCGTCGTTAATGATGGGAGTTGGAGCTGTGAGGCAAGACATTAAGGCCATGATACTAACCGGGTTCGCGGGACTAGTAGCCGGGGCATGTAGCATGGCCATTGGAGAGTTTGTCTCCGTGTACTCCCAGCTGGACATAGAGGTGGCTCAAATGAAAAGGGacaatcagaaaaagaaaaagaaccaaCAAGTACACGTGGTAGAAGATGATGGTGGCGATGGAGATGATGAGGAGAGTCTGCCCAACCCTTTACAAGCAGCAGCTGCATCAGCACTGGCGTTTTCGGTGGGAGCAATGGTCCCATTGCTAGCAGCATCGTTTATAAGGGGGTATAAGGTGAGGTTAGGAGTTGTGGCCGCGGCTGTGAGCTTGGCTTTGGTGGTGTTTGGGTGGTTGGGTGCTAAGTTGGGGAAGGCACCAGTTATGAGATCAGTGATAAGGGTTTTGGTTGGAGGTTGGATGGCCATGGCTATTACCTTTGGGTTAACCAAGTTGATTGGCTCAAGTGGGCTATGA